In one Natrarchaeobius halalkaliphilus genomic region, the following are encoded:
- a CDS encoding MFS transporter, whose protein sequence is MTRARLFGSLCGLVFFLNLARIVFAPLLDVFIAEFGIGEATAGLIVTLVWIGSASLRLPTGWLLTKVPRHHVVIGAGTILAVSSGFTATATTVGHLMVGAFFMGIASGVYFVSANPLLSELYPDRVGHVMGIHGGASQMAAVIAAPLVALTLVVDWRLSIWTIAAGATAVTVYTWIVTRRTEMPEAGRSDRDFVSGALSEWRLIVTALVLVGTTVFVWQGVFNFYELYMQSKGLSSGAAGTMLTIVFVAGVPAFYVGGDLADTLPHVPYLLGIVAAFSLCLFALTLVEGLIALIVLSAVVGFVIHALFPAVDTYLLDTLPDSTRASAYAVFSSVWMLTQALGSSVVGLFIEGGYTYDWVFASAALFLASSVVVLALIERSGRLPS, encoded by the coding sequence GTGACCCGCGCTCGGCTCTTCGGTTCCCTCTGTGGACTCGTGTTTTTTCTCAACCTCGCCAGGATCGTCTTCGCACCGCTTCTGGACGTGTTCATCGCGGAATTCGGGATCGGGGAGGCGACTGCCGGACTTATCGTGACGCTCGTGTGGATCGGAAGCGCGTCGCTTCGGCTTCCCACCGGCTGGCTCCTGACGAAAGTCCCGAGACACCACGTCGTGATCGGTGCCGGTACGATTCTCGCGGTCTCGTCCGGATTCACTGCGACCGCCACGACGGTCGGTCACCTGATGGTTGGGGCGTTCTTCATGGGAATCGCCTCAGGAGTCTACTTCGTCTCCGCGAATCCGCTGTTGAGTGAACTGTATCCGGACCGCGTCGGACACGTCATGGGAATCCACGGCGGAGCAAGTCAGATGGCGGCGGTGATCGCCGCGCCGCTCGTCGCGCTCACACTCGTTGTCGACTGGCGGCTCTCGATATGGACGATCGCCGCCGGAGCGACCGCAGTAACTGTCTACACCTGGATCGTCACGAGGCGGACCGAGATGCCCGAAGCCGGTCGATCCGACCGGGACTTCGTCTCGGGCGCGCTCTCGGAGTGGCGTCTCATCGTAACCGCGCTCGTCCTCGTCGGGACGACAGTGTTCGTCTGGCAGGGCGTGTTCAACTTTTACGAACTGTACATGCAATCGAAAGGGCTCTCGAGCGGTGCCGCAGGGACGATGCTCACGATCGTGTTCGTCGCCGGCGTTCCCGCGTTTTACGTGGGCGGCGACCTTGCCGACACGCTTCCACACGTTCCGTACCTGCTCGGAATCGTCGCCGCGTTCTCCCTCTGTCTCTTCGCACTGACGCTGGTCGAGGGACTGATCGCGCTGATCGTGCTGTCTGCGGTCGTCGGATTCGTCATCCACGCCCTGTTCCCGGCCGTCGATACGTATCTCCTCGATACGCTTCCGGACTCGACGCGTGCAAGCGCCTACGCCGTCTTTAGCTCCGTCTGGATGCTCACGCAGGCGCTCGGATCGTCCGTCGTCGGCCTCTTCATCGAAGGAGGGTACACCTACGACTGGGTGTTCGCGAGCGCCGCTCTCTTTCTCGCGTCTTCGGTCGTCGTCCTCGCCCTCATCGAGCGATCGGGACGGCTGCCGAGCTAA
- a CDS encoding alpha/beta fold hydrolase, whose translation MRHRVFNEDGDEELVFVMGWGNRWTHENVSWLLGKLTESGYRVHAFELPTNVEDFKADWLEPVAEYVLDLEGYQLLGHSAGALIGQALDGADNHVYLSPWWGYGSKFPDPMVLDAVATLPTTVPCLPVGELNETHLGERATDHQIATMPRWVSPAFVRETRHAHQELLTIDHDAVVFCSLRDPISDLRPIGERVPSEHVVLYDGGHELFSSARRDWYVDLVLDALENGSDAAEQRTVVPLED comes from the coding sequence ATGAGACACCGCGTTTTCAACGAGGACGGCGACGAAGAACTGGTGTTCGTCATGGGCTGGGGCAACCGCTGGACCCACGAGAACGTCAGCTGGCTCCTCGGGAAGCTAACCGAATCCGGCTACCGCGTCCACGCGTTCGAACTCCCCACGAACGTCGAGGACTTCAAAGCCGACTGGCTCGAGCCCGTCGCAGAGTACGTCCTGGATCTCGAGGGATACCAGTTACTTGGCCACAGCGCGGGTGCGCTTATCGGGCAGGCCCTCGACGGTGCGGACAACCACGTCTACCTGAGTCCCTGGTGGGGATACGGCAGCAAATTCCCCGACCCGATGGTGCTGGACGCGGTGGCAACGCTTCCGACGACGGTGCCGTGTCTCCCGGTCGGTGAGTTGAACGAGACGCATCTGGGTGAACGGGCGACCGATCATCAGATCGCGACGATGCCGCGGTGGGTGTCGCCGGCGTTCGTCCGGGAGACGCGTCACGCCCACCAGGAGCTGTTGACCATCGACCACGACGCGGTGGTGTTCTGTTCGCTTCGGGACCCGATCTCGGATCTCCGGCCGATCGGAGAGCGCGTTCCGTCCGAACACGTCGTCCTCTACGACGGCGGCCACGAACTGTTCTCGTCCGCGCGCCGGGACTGGTACGTCGACCTGGTACTGGACGCCCTCGAGAACGGTTCCGACGCCGCCGAACAACGGACGGTCGTCCCACTCGAGGACTGA
- a CDS encoding lipoate--protein ligase family protein: MTDLADERWRLIRDDPREGETQMALEEIAAETALEDDVRTVRVYSWEPSTLSLGYRQDAETVDWKYCEHEEIGVTRRQTGGGGIYHDRHADISYSIVAPASEVPGDLMECYALFCEPILSALERMGIEADFANAEQPSIYQPSCYLRDINPAHDIVAPASAGTDAGKLSGNAQYRRRDVVIQHGSLNYDRAPERHVGVFEGDLEPTTFSDRVTSVRDEVGIDRNEAVETLADTLGEWCDASEGSWRDGELEAARELAGRKYGEDAWVRDRTVLEADGENS; the protein is encoded by the coding sequence ATGACCGATCTCGCGGACGAACGCTGGCGACTGATACGGGACGATCCACGGGAGGGGGAAACACAGATGGCCCTCGAGGAAATCGCCGCCGAAACGGCCCTCGAAGACGACGTTCGAACGGTTCGGGTGTACTCGTGGGAGCCGAGTACGCTTTCGCTCGGGTACAGACAGGACGCAGAGACCGTCGACTGGAAGTACTGCGAGCACGAGGAAATCGGCGTCACGCGCAGGCAGACGGGCGGCGGCGGAATCTATCACGACCGTCACGCCGACATCTCGTATTCGATCGTCGCGCCGGCATCGGAGGTTCCCGGCGATCTGATGGAGTGTTACGCGCTCTTTTGTGAGCCAATTCTGAGCGCACTCGAGCGGATGGGTATCGAGGCGGACTTCGCGAACGCCGAACAGCCGTCGATCTATCAGCCGTCGTGTTATCTCAGAGATATCAATCCGGCACACGACATCGTCGCGCCCGCCAGTGCGGGCACGGACGCCGGAAAGCTAAGCGGCAACGCACAGTACCGACGACGGGACGTGGTCATCCAGCACGGATCGCTGAACTACGACCGTGCACCCGAGCGTCACGTCGGCGTCTTCGAGGGCGACCTCGAGCCGACGACGTTCTCCGATCGCGTGACGAGCGTTCGCGACGAGGTCGGCATCGACCGCAACGAGGCGGTCGAGACCCTCGCGGACACCCTTGGTGAGTGGTGTGACGCGTCGGAAGGATCGTGGCGAGACGGTGAACTCGAGGCCGCTCGGGAACTGGCGGGCCGAAAGTACGGCGAGGACGCGTGGGTACGAGACCGAACGGTACTCGAGGCTGACGGCGAGAACAGCTAA
- a CDS encoding ABC transporter permease subunit → MLEIARYDGRNRLRGSVYLAIAMSVLAVVVIWIYPSFSDSFDDVDEELLQAYPDEVIQLFDVQTMATLEGFLAFELYIFGWTILLGLYLAYLAAGAIADDIERGRMDILLSMPISRNRTVLEKFLALGVPIVVVNVLTPIVVYVSAELVDEPLSAVDVVAVHALSVPYLFACASIGLAASVAVDRTSIAQRAALGVTFGLFMLESLLVDTEYDAVGTIAPMRYYDPNEILLNSTYDLGNVGVLVVMTVVLVAVSVAWFDRRDV, encoded by the coding sequence ATGCTTGAGATCGCCCGCTACGACGGACGGAATCGCCTGCGAGGAAGCGTCTATCTCGCGATCGCGATGTCCGTGCTCGCGGTCGTCGTCATCTGGATCTATCCCTCCTTCAGCGACTCGTTCGACGACGTCGACGAGGAACTCCTCCAGGCCTATCCAGACGAAGTCATTCAGCTGTTCGATGTCCAGACGATGGCGACGCTCGAGGGTTTTCTCGCGTTCGAACTCTACATCTTCGGCTGGACGATCCTGCTCGGACTGTACCTCGCCTACCTCGCGGCGGGGGCGATCGCAGACGACATCGAACGCGGCCGCATGGACATTCTGCTTTCGATGCCGATCTCCCGGAATCGAACCGTCCTCGAGAAGTTCCTCGCGCTCGGAGTGCCGATCGTCGTCGTCAACGTTCTCACGCCGATCGTGGTCTACGTCAGTGCGGAACTGGTCGACGAGCCCCTCTCGGCCGTCGACGTGGTGGCAGTCCACGCGCTCTCGGTACCCTACCTCTTCGCCTGTGCCTCGATCGGTCTCGCGGCGTCAGTCGCCGTCGACCGGACGAGCATTGCCCAGCGAGCCGCGCTCGGAGTTACGTTCGGCCTGTTCATGCTCGAGTCGTTGCTCGTCGACACCGAGTACGACGCGGTCGGAACGATCGCTCCGATGCGCTATTACGATCCCAACGAGATCCTTCTAAATAGTACGTACGACCTCGGAAACGTCGGCGTTCTGGTCGTGATGACCGTGGTTCTGGTCGCCGTGAGCGTCGCGTGGTTCGATCGGCGGGACGTGTGA
- the ftsZ gene encoding cell division protein FtsZ yields MQDIVQDALENAEQEAREMDADMDDDEFGDPRIVIVGCGGAGNNTINRLYNIGVDGADTVAVNTDKQHLTMIEADTKILVGKSLTNGLGAGGDPSMGERATEMAQSTVKEVLGDADLVFVTAGMGGGTGTGAAPVVSKIAKEQGAIVVGMVSTPFNVERARTVKAEEGLEKLREQADSIIVLDNNRLLDYVPNLPIGKAFSVMDQIIAETVKGISETITQPSLINLDYADMSTIMNQGGVAVMLVGETQDKNKTNEVVKDAMNHPLLDVDYRGASGGLVHITGGPDLTLKEAEGIADNITERLEASANVIWGARIQENYKGKVRVMAIMTGVQSAQVLGPTTQKQADKSRASIEGVNESNFDASNNVEHSRSGHGAQSDGGREELEKQNGVDVIR; encoded by the coding sequence ATGCAGGATATTGTACAAGACGCTCTTGAGAACGCCGAACAGGAAGCCCGCGAGATGGATGCCGACATGGACGACGACGAGTTCGGTGATCCTCGAATCGTCATCGTCGGTTGTGGCGGAGCCGGAAACAACACGATCAACCGACTGTACAACATCGGTGTCGACGGCGCTGATACAGTCGCGGTCAACACCGACAAGCAACATCTCACGATGATCGAAGCCGACACGAAGATTCTCGTCGGCAAGTCGCTCACGAACGGACTCGGTGCTGGCGGCGATCCGTCGATGGGCGAGCGAGCCACGGAGATGGCACAGAGTACCGTCAAGGAGGTTCTCGGTGATGCTGACCTCGTCTTCGTGACCGCCGGTATGGGTGGCGGAACCGGTACCGGTGCCGCACCCGTCGTCTCGAAGATCGCGAAAGAGCAGGGGGCGATCGTCGTCGGAATGGTCTCGACGCCGTTCAACGTCGAGCGCGCCCGGACGGTCAAAGCCGAGGAGGGACTCGAAAAGCTCCGCGAACAGGCTGACTCGATCATCGTCCTCGACAACAATCGGCTACTCGATTACGTCCCGAACCTCCCGATCGGCAAGGCGTTCTCGGTGATGGATCAGATCATCGCCGAGACCGTCAAGGGAATCTCTGAGACGATAACCCAGCCCTCTCTCATCAATCTGGACTACGCGGACATGTCCACGATCATGAATCAGGGCGGCGTCGCGGTGATGCTCGTCGGTGAGACTCAAGACAAGAACAAGACCAACGAAGTCGTCAAGGATGCGATGAACCATCCGCTACTCGACGTCGACTATCGTGGTGCGTCCGGTGGTCTCGTCCACATTACCGGTGGACCGGATCTGACGCTCAAGGAGGCAGAGGGCATTGCCGACAACATCACGGAGCGCCTCGAGGCCTCCGCGAACGTCATCTGGGGCGCACGCATTCAGGAGAACTACAAGGGCAAGGTCCGCGTGATGGCGATCATGACCGGCGTCCAGAGTGCGCAGGTACTCGGTCCGACGACGCAGAAACAGGCCGACAAGTCGCGTGCGAGTATCGAGGGTGTCAACGAGTCAAACTTCGATGCGAGTAACAACGTCGAACACTCCCGGTCCGGCCACGGCGCACAGAGCGATGGCGGGCGCGAGGAACTCGAGAAACAGAACGGCGTCGACGTTATCCGATAA
- the ncsA gene encoding tRNA 2-thiolation protein NcsA, giving the protein MDCNRCGEEAVMHAAYSGAHLCADHFRESVTKRIRRRVRRDDLVSGDPTPEDPQIWVIGLSGGKDSVVLTQILHDTFAEDPRIELVGLTIHEGIEGYRDKSLEACVELTDDLGIRHEVVSYESEFGVRMDDVVEDDPENMAACAYCGVFRRDLLSRYAEDLEADLLLTGHNLDDEAQTALMNVLEGDVAQIAKHFDASLGPLSERDEQDEFVPRAKPLRDVPEKEVALYAHLDDLPAHITECPHSSEAYRGEIQQLLYQLEENHPGTRHSIISGYEELAGIVSEEYSGDDGADLRECIECGSTTTREICRKCSLLESLV; this is encoded by the coding sequence ATGGACTGCAATCGGTGTGGCGAGGAAGCGGTCATGCACGCCGCCTACTCCGGGGCACACCTCTGTGCGGATCACTTCCGCGAGTCGGTCACGAAACGGATACGTCGCCGAGTACGTCGGGACGACCTCGTCTCGGGCGATCCGACGCCCGAAGACCCACAGATCTGGGTGATCGGTCTCTCGGGTGGCAAAGACAGCGTCGTACTCACGCAGATCCTCCACGACACGTTCGCTGAAGACCCCCGCATCGAACTCGTCGGGTTGACGATCCACGAAGGGATCGAGGGCTACCGCGATAAGAGCCTGGAGGCCTGCGTCGAGCTCACCGACGACCTCGGGATCCGCCACGAGGTCGTCAGCTACGAATCCGAGTTCGGCGTCCGAATGGACGACGTCGTGGAGGACGATCCCGAAAACATGGCCGCCTGTGCCTACTGCGGCGTCTTTCGGCGCGACCTTCTCTCGCGCTACGCCGAGGACCTCGAGGCCGACCTCTTATTGACCGGTCACAACCTCGACGACGAGGCCCAGACCGCGTTGATGAACGTCCTCGAGGGTGACGTCGCCCAGATCGCGAAACACTTCGACGCGAGCCTCGGGCCGCTCTCGGAGCGAGACGAACAGGACGAGTTCGTTCCGCGAGCGAAGCCACTGCGTGACGTCCCCGAGAAGGAAGTCGCTCTCTACGCCCACCTCGACGACCTCCCCGCACACATCACTGAGTGTCCCCACTCGAGCGAGGCCTACCGCGGCGAAATCCAGCAACTCCTCTACCAGCTCGAGGAGAATCATCCCGGCACGCGCCACTCCATCATTTCGGGCTACGAGGAACTGGCGGGGATCGTCTCGGAGGAATACAGCGGCGACGACGGTGCCGATCTCAGGGAGTGTATCGAGTGCGGGTCGACCACAACGCGCGAAATCTGTCGGAAGTGTTCGCTGCTCGAGTCGCTCGTCTGA
- a CDS encoding class I SAM-dependent methyltransferase: MREFSESYLERTRDGMWDDSRAALEPLALESCNRILDVGCGTGELSRVLDAESNAEVVGCDADPTLLGAASERVSVVAGDAHRLPFADDSFDLVVCQALLINLPDPAAALAEFARVSSDRVAAVEPNNAAVEVDSSVTSERALEKRARNAYLDGVGTDVSLGSNARSAFESAGLDELETRRYDHVRTVEPPYSDAALLAARRKATGSGLADDRETMLAGGQTEVEYDELRGAWREMGRDVIDQMEARTYRREEAVPFFVTVGQIP, translated from the coding sequence GTGCGGGAGTTCTCCGAATCCTACCTCGAGCGGACGCGTGACGGCATGTGGGACGACTCGAGAGCGGCTCTCGAGCCGTTGGCGCTCGAGTCCTGCAACCGGATCCTCGACGTCGGCTGTGGGACCGGCGAGTTGAGCCGGGTTCTCGACGCGGAATCGAACGCCGAGGTGGTCGGTTGCGACGCCGATCCGACGTTGCTCGGGGCTGCGAGCGAGCGCGTTTCGGTCGTCGCCGGCGACGCCCACCGGCTTCCGTTCGCAGACGACAGCTTCGACCTCGTCGTCTGTCAGGCGCTGTTGATCAACCTGCCCGATCCCGCGGCCGCACTGGCCGAGTTCGCTCGCGTCTCGAGCGACCGGGTGGCGGCCGTCGAGCCGAACAACGCCGCCGTCGAAGTCGACTCGAGCGTTACCAGCGAGCGTGCGCTCGAAAAGCGAGCGAGGAATGCCTACCTCGACGGCGTCGGAACGGACGTCTCACTGGGTTCAAACGCACGAAGCGCCTTCGAATCGGCCGGACTCGACGAACTCGAGACGCGACGGTACGACCACGTTCGGACGGTTGAGCCTCCCTACAGCGATGCCGCCTTGCTCGCGGCCCGCCGAAAGGCCACCGGCTCGGGGTTGGCCGACGACCGCGAGACGATGCTCGCGGGAGGCCAGACCGAGGTGGAGTACGACGAACTTCGGGGCGCCTGGCGCGAGATGGGGCGGGACGTGATCGACCAGATGGAAGCGCGGACGTATCGACGGGAGGAGGCGGTGCCGTTTTTCGTGACCGTCGGACAGATTCCTTAG
- a CDS encoding DUF4442 domain-containing protein, translating to MLASLRARLSRLAFNLFPAYRGTGGRVTYVAPDWREVRVKLPLNWRTRNYVGTTFGGSMYAALDPFYVMMLLKNLGDGYVVWDKEAEIRFKRPGRQTLYARFTITGEEIAAIRAELERDGTESVDRHYTVDLVDADGVVHATVRKTVYVATDESKAA from the coding sequence ATGCTCGCATCCCTTCGGGCGCGTCTCTCTCGGCTCGCGTTCAATCTGTTTCCCGCCTACCGCGGAACCGGCGGCCGCGTCACGTACGTTGCACCCGACTGGCGGGAGGTTCGCGTGAAGCTCCCGCTGAACTGGCGGACCCGGAACTACGTGGGAACCACTTTCGGCGGCAGTATGTACGCCGCTCTCGACCCGTTCTACGTGATGATGCTGCTCAAAAACCTCGGAGACGGCTACGTTGTCTGGGACAAAGAGGCCGAGATCAGGTTCAAGCGACCCGGCCGACAGACGCTGTACGCGAGGTTTACGATCACTGGCGAAGAGATCGCGGCGATCCGAGCCGAACTCGAGCGGGACGGGACCGAGTCGGTCGACCGACACTACACGGTCGACCTCGTCGACGCGGACGGTGTGGTTCACGCGACCGTTCGAAAGACGGTCTACGTGGCGACCGACGAGTCGAAGGCGGCCTGA
- a CDS encoding deoxyribonuclease IV has translation MKVGAHVSISGSRVSSDDETPPYDDVRNAIHRQLAFGGNCGQIFTTSPQVWAQPEISDEAATGFRTETAEKLEGPWVIHSAYLVNLCTPKDDLRRKSLESMQAELDAAEKLGVPYVNVHLGAHTGAGVEGGLDNAASVIDDLEVPDDVRILVESDAGSGTKLGGEFSHLAGIIDRTETDIGICIDTAHTLVAGNDLTTPDAVDETVGRFDDEIGLEYLEYIHLNDSKHDVGTHKDEHAHIGEGYIGADGMRAIVNHPGLRDLPFALETPTEDGRGFAWNIEKVLELRET, from the coding sequence ATGAAGGTCGGCGCACACGTATCGATTTCCGGCTCGCGCGTTTCTTCTGACGACGAGACGCCGCCGTACGACGACGTTCGGAACGCCATCCACCGTCAACTGGCCTTCGGCGGCAACTGCGGGCAGATATTTACGACCTCTCCGCAGGTCTGGGCTCAACCCGAGATCAGCGACGAGGCTGCGACGGGCTTTCGGACCGAGACCGCCGAGAAACTCGAGGGACCGTGGGTGATCCACTCCGCGTACCTGGTTAATCTCTGTACGCCGAAAGACGACCTCCGTCGAAAGTCACTCGAGAGCATGCAGGCGGAACTCGACGCCGCCGAGAAACTCGGAGTCCCGTACGTCAACGTCCACCTGGGAGCACACACGGGAGCGGGCGTCGAGGGCGGTCTCGACAACGCCGCGAGCGTGATCGACGACCTCGAGGTTCCGGACGACGTTCGGATCCTCGTCGAATCGGACGCCGGAAGCGGAACCAAACTCGGCGGCGAGTTCTCACATCTCGCCGGAATCATCGACCGGACCGAGACGGATATCGGAATCTGCATCGACACCGCCCACACACTGGTTGCGGGGAACGATCTGACGACCCCAGACGCGGTCGACGAGACGGTCGGACGGTTCGACGACGAGATCGGTCTCGAGTATCTGGAGTACATCCACCTCAACGACTCGAAACACGACGTCGGAACCCACAAAGACGAACACGCCCACATCGGAGAGGGCTACATCGGTGCGGACGGAATGCGCGCGATCGTCAACCATCCCGGTCTTCGGGATCTGCCGTTCGCACTCGAGACGCCAACCGAAGACGGGCGTGGCTTCGCCTGGAACATCGAGAAGGTACTCGAACTCCGCGAGACGTAA
- a CDS encoding DUF7095 family protein, giving the protein MSGFDRAEAVDRLEALVGTVENDRLPVPVREVWAFGDVALGLDPVDRLDIYLTKDILLRDDSQTVDGDGRDGMAGGEEGGTSPEARFRSSHGIEGVGKSVRADWAVEYPEHLRANANGHAAPEKCLAAHLLGEIDDEPIHLEVCNAPFEDNVTQRLRGAKRREDYTQLLDPRGVCLWVDGTRSDEAFRKLRESDLALPTLSDALEMLGLDGEEATDAARTLHAWRDDQEGVTVRGDVV; this is encoded by the coding sequence ATGAGTGGATTTGACCGCGCCGAGGCGGTCGATCGCCTCGAGGCGCTCGTCGGTACCGTCGAGAACGATCGACTCCCCGTTCCGGTCCGCGAGGTCTGGGCCTTTGGCGACGTCGCGCTCGGGCTCGACCCCGTCGACCGCCTCGATATCTACCTGACGAAGGACATCCTGTTGCGAGACGACAGCCAGACCGTCGATGGCGACGGACGGGACGGGATGGCTGGCGGAGAGGAAGGGGGAACGTCCCCCGAAGCACGGTTTCGATCGTCCCACGGAATCGAGGGCGTCGGCAAGTCTGTCCGAGCTGACTGGGCAGTCGAGTATCCCGAGCATCTGCGGGCCAACGCGAACGGGCACGCCGCACCCGAGAAGTGTCTCGCCGCACACCTGCTCGGAGAGATCGATGACGAACCCATCCACCTCGAGGTCTGTAACGCCCCCTTCGAGGACAACGTCACCCAGCGCCTCCGCGGGGCGAAACGACGTGAGGATTACACCCAGTTGCTCGACCCGCGCGGCGTCTGCCTCTGGGTCGACGGCACCCGGAGCGACGAGGCGTTCCGAAAGCTTCGTGAGAGCGACCTCGCACTGCCGACGCTTTCTGACGCCCTCGAGATGCTCGGACTGGACGGCGAGGAGGCGACGGACGCCGCTCGAACGCTTCATGCCTGGCGCGACGATCAGGAGGGCGTGACGGTCCGCGGCGACGTCGTCTGA
- a CDS encoding ABC transporter ATP-binding protein: protein MAAVELEGLTKHYGGVRANDSISFAVERGEIFGYLGPNGAGKTTTIRMLLGLISPTDGSARVLGADITDERALIEAKRRIGYLPDDPQFDESATGREILELHAGIKGDERSEKLLDLFDPPLERPIREYSHGNVRKLGLVTAFMHDPELVILDEPTGGLDPLMKQRFAEFVRGERDRGRTLFFSSHILGEVRRLCDRVGIIRSGRVVTVEPIDALVDRSGKVVRLVTADPIPRATFDRDLEGVHDLEVGAGNRTHDPGGGRTATTDAQSDPTSGPDDSGNKSIGAVGESDRPETFREYTFTFTGPVDELLAVLSGTELVDLTIEEAPLESVLLRFYGDGDDA from the coding sequence ATGGCCGCGGTCGAACTCGAGGGACTTACCAAACACTACGGCGGGGTGCGTGCCAACGATTCGATCTCCTTTGCGGTCGAGCGAGGAGAAATATTCGGCTATCTCGGGCCGAACGGGGCCGGGAAGACGACCACGATTCGAATGCTGCTCGGTCTCATCTCGCCGACGGACGGCAGCGCCCGCGTTCTAGGTGCGGACATCACCGACGAACGGGCGCTCATCGAGGCCAAGCGCCGGATCGGGTACCTCCCCGACGATCCCCAGTTCGACGAATCCGCAACTGGACGCGAGATCCTCGAACTCCACGCCGGGATCAAAGGCGACGAGCGAAGCGAGAAGCTGCTCGACCTGTTCGATCCGCCCCTCGAGCGGCCGATCCGGGAGTACTCCCACGGAAACGTTCGTAAACTCGGCCTCGTGACGGCGTTCATGCACGACCCGGAGCTGGTGATCTTGGACGAGCCGACGGGTGGGCTCGACCCGCTGATGAAACAACGGTTCGCTGAATTCGTTCGAGGAGAGCGCGATCGAGGCCGAACGCTGTTTTTCTCCTCGCACATCCTCGGTGAGGTTCGTCGCCTCTGTGACCGCGTTGGAATCATCCGTTCGGGAAGGGTCGTCACGGTCGAACCCATCGACGCGCTGGTGGATCGAAGCGGCAAGGTCGTTCGCCTCGTCACCGCCGACCCGATCCCGCGCGCGACCTTCGATCGCGATCTCGAGGGCGTTCACGATCTCGAGGTCGGTGCCGGAAACAGGACGCACGATCCCGGCGGCGGGCGAACTGCTACGACGGACGCACAGAGCGACCCGACGAGCGGACCGGATGATTCGGGAAACAAATCGATCGGGGCGGTCGGAGAGTCCGATCGTCCAGAGACCTTCCGCGAGTATACGTTCACCTTTACGGGCCCGGTCGATGAGTTGCTCGCGGTTCTCTCGGGGACCGAACTGGTCGATCTGACGATCGAGGAGGCACCGCTCGAGTCCGTCTTACTGCGATTTTATGGGGACGGCGACGATGCTTGA
- a CDS encoding RIO1 family regulatory kinase/ATPase domain-containing protein, translating to MVRNVAGLLSELEEEDFYLLSGVEQGMRFSEWVQREKIPKFSRLTDEEVDYRLERCLKRGLIEKKTIQYEGYTLQFEGYDTLALRAFVERETISEFGSPLGVGKESDVYEVRSYKPFALKYHREGYTNFREVHKERDYTSDNDHVSWMYTARKAAEREYDVLETLYPDVAVPQPIDQNRHAIVMEKMNGVELSRTKLEDDQILGVLDLVLNEIARAHERGYVHADMSEYNVFVDEDGVTVFDWPQSVPTDHENADGFLHRDLENLLGYFRRKYPRAVPEDIETEEVVDSIATDSLEPIAKRQA from the coding sequence ATGGTGCGGAACGTTGCCGGCTTACTGTCGGAACTCGAGGAGGAGGACTTCTATCTCCTGTCGGGCGTCGAACAGGGGATGCGCTTTTCGGAGTGGGTCCAGCGCGAGAAGATACCGAAGTTCTCGCGGTTGACCGACGAGGAGGTCGACTACCGCCTCGAACGATGTCTCAAACGAGGGTTGATCGAGAAAAAGACCATCCAGTACGAGGGCTACACCCTGCAGTTCGAGGGCTACGATACGCTCGCGCTGCGCGCGTTCGTCGAGCGAGAGACGATCTCCGAGTTCGGATCCCCGCTTGGCGTCGGCAAGGAAAGCGACGTCTACGAAGTTCGGTCGTACAAACCGTTCGCCCTGAAGTACCACCGCGAGGGGTACACCAACTTCCGCGAAGTCCACAAAGAGCGGGATTACACATCGGACAACGACCACGTCTCCTGGATGTACACCGCACGAAAGGCAGCCGAACGCGAGTACGACGTTCTCGAGACGCTGTATCCCGACGTCGCCGTCCCCCAGCCGATCGATCAGAACCGCCACGCGATCGTCATGGAGAAGATGAACGGCGTCGAGCTCTCGCGAACGAAACTCGAGGACGATCAGATCCTGGGAGTTCTCGACCTCGTACTGAACGAGATCGCGCGCGCACACGAGCGCGGATACGTCCACGCCGACATGAGCGAGTACAACGTCTTCGTCGACGAGGACGGAGTGACCGTCTTCGACTGGCCACAGTCCGTCCCAACCGACCACGAAAACGCCGACGGGTTTCTCCACCGCGATCTCGAGAACCTCCTGGGATACTTCCGACGCAAGTATCCTCGAGCGGTCCCCGAGGATATCGAGACGGAGGAGGTTGTAGACTCGATCGCTACGGACTCGTTGGAGCCGATCGCGAAACGTCAGGCATAA